The genomic window GTATTGTATGAGGCTTTTGGTGAGAATGGAAAGCATACTCGAAGCGCTATCGGTGTTTCTGAGCTTCCGCTTGGTGCAAGTCTCGAGCTCGAGCTGGTTGTTGGTTGTTCTTTTTGATACTTTCATTTCCGTTTGGGATGGCTGAATAAAACAGTATCACCAAGGCTGATGCCATGCTCTTCAAACCAGCCGCTGTTAACCTCAAGAACGTACTTTACGGGTACATATGAACTATAAAAGGTAGTCGAGTCATTCACGGTTTTGGCGGTATGGATGGTTCGTATAACCTTATTGCTGTCAATGAATGCCATGTCAAGTGCAATAAAAGTGTTTTTCATCCAAAAACACCGTGTTGCACTATCGTTATAGATGAACAGCATCCCTTCATTTTTACCGAGTTGATTTCTCCACATCAGCCCTTTTTCTCTTGTCTTTTCTGTATCCGAAATCTCAGCAGTAATGTTGTGTCCCTGAATCGTTATCAGTGATTTTATTTTGGCAATTTCTTGTGAATAAGACGAAATAAAATTCATGATAATTGTGATTAATATTGACATAATTAATGTTATTACCATTTTGTTTTTGGTTTTATTTTGTTTTGCTTTTTTCATTTTAAAATGTCAGTTTTTTGAGTAAATAAATGTTGGTGATTATTTATTTATTTTCTTTTATTAAAAGTTATTAGTTTAGTTTACTTCTGTTTTAGTTTATTTTGTTTTTATTCTTTTTAATCTGTTTTAAAAGTAATTTTTTTGTCATGTTTATTTGTTTTATTTGATGTTTTTATTGTTGTTTTTTCTTTTTTTTGTGCTGTGTTTTTTTGTTGTTTTATTTGATTTTTGTGTTTTGTTTTTGTGTATTTTTTTGTTGTTTTGTGTTCCTGAAAGAGAAGTGAATATTCAGTCGGGGGAGAGCAGTCCGGTGAGTTTGATGTTCTTTTTTTGGGTTTTTGCTTGTCTATAGGTAAAATAATGAAGAATGAGGTTGCCTGCTTTTTATTTCTCTTCACAATAGACGGTATACAACTTATTATGCCCCGGGTTTTACAGGTTATATTGATATTGGCAATACTGCTTTTCTGCGTTCTGATCGGCGGATTCTTCGGTATTCAGTTCAGCCAGAGGCATCACGGGGGAGCCTCTGATGCAATTTTCGGTCAGCAGCAGAAGAAAATTCATGAAGTTTTCAGCATAATTTCTGCTCTTTATGTCGATGAAGTCGATGGAGGGGAGTTGGTTGATTCGGGAATTGAAGGGATGACGCAAGCTCTTGATCCGCATACGACATATTTGAAGGCAGACCAAGTCAGTGTTTCAAATTCGGAGTTTCAGGGTAACTTCGAGGGGATAGGTATCGAATTTGATATTGTACACGACACTCTCCTTGTTGTAACTCCGCTCGCAGGTGGTCCGAGTGAAACCGCGGGAATAAAAGCAGGGGACAGGATCGTTGCCATAGACACTCTTTCTGCGATAGGCCTTTCTCCCATGGATGTGCTGAACAGGCTGCGGGGAAAAAAGGGCTCGGTTGTCACGCTTAAGATTTACAGGCCTTATACCTCTCGAAACTTTACGGTCGATATTGTACGCGACAAGATACCGACCTACAGTGTTGACGCGTTTTTTATGCTCGACGATATAACCGGATATATACGGATGAGCAGATTTGTGGCAACTACAGCTCATGAGTTCAGGGCTGCAATGGAAAAGCTGCTGGAACAGGGGATGCAAAAACTCATTGTCGATGTACGGGGAAATCCTGGCGGCTATCTGGACCAGGCGGTCGAGGTTGCCGACGAATTTCTTGGTGAAGGACAGCTGATAGTGTATACGAAAAGCCGTAACGGAGGGCCTGATGAAATGCGCTATTCAGCAACCTCAGGTGGGCTTTTCGAGGGGCGTGAAGTCATGGTTCTTGCGGATAGAGGGAGCGCCTCTGCCGCTGAAATCCTTGCAGGCGCTCTTCAGGATAACGAACGGGCTATGATTGTCGGCGAGTTGACTTTCGGCAAGGGTCTGGTTCAGCGTCAGTTCGACCTGGATGATGGTTCTGCTGTACGTTTGACAATTGCACGGTACTTTACCCCTTCCGGTAGAAGAATACAGCGCGATTTCAGTCCCGGTAGTGAAGGCAGGGAGCAATATTATCTCGAAAGCCATGAAAGCAGGGATGGGGAGAAACTCTTTAGTGAAGCAGGAAGTTTAGAGGTTGATAGTGATATAGAAGGCATAACTGTTTTCAGACCCTCACAGGAGCTGTTCAAATCTTCGGGAGGTATCGTTCCGAATTTTTGGGTTGTAGAGCCTTCAATAAATGAATTCTACAGTACGTTACTGACTATGGGGGTTCTGGATGAGACGGCATTGATGATTATCGATGATCCGTCAAGTTCTGTGCGAGGATTTGATGAAGACGTTGATGGTTTTATCGATACCTATGCCGAGAATGAAAGAGCGGAAAGGTACCTCCGTGAAATTTGCAGTGAAAAGGAGATTGTTTTCAACGAGAAACAGTTCGCTGACGAGAAAGAAAGCATTCTCAGCTCGATAAAGTCTCGAATCGCCCGTCAGTTGTTCGGTATCAATGCTCAGATCAGGGTGCTTGCCGAGGAGTCAGATAAAATGCTGCATTTTGCCCATGATTATATTCGTCGTGATGCTGCATAAAAAGGATTATAAGTGAATTGCCAGGTATACGTTTGAGAAAAATCAAAAACTTTTGCCTATGTCTTTACTTGAGAAAATCCAGAGCAATACCTGCTCGATGCGCTTGCAGAAAGACTGGCTAAAAATCTACACTTGTCCCGTGCCTACATCCGAGTTTCTTTCGTTTGTCGGTATTGCCGTGATGGATGTGCCGCAGCATAGTGTTCTGCATCTGCTCTACGATGTCGATGCCGCTACAGAATGGGTATGGAAAACCGATGAGATGAAGATTCTCAAGGAACTGCCCGACAATCAGGGGAGAATCGTCTACCAAAGGGTGACGGCTCCATGGCCGATATCCGATCGTGAAATCATCAGCCGTTCTCAGGGGTACAAGGATGCCAAGACCTCCGAAATTTTTATTAAAATGACTGCTGAGCCGGATATTCTTCCTGAAAATGCAAATTACGTCCGTGTTCGCCAGCTTGAAGGGGCCTGGAATATTATGCCCATCTCGGAAAACCGGTGCAGGGTTGTTTTTAGGCTGCATATCGAGCCCGGGGGAGAAATTCCATCCTGGTTGGCCAATATAGCCGTGATCGATACCCCTTACAACACCTTGAACAATATGCGTGAAATGGTCAAGCGCGAAAAGTACAAAACGCCGATCGAGGCACCGTTTTTGGATTCGCCTGAAAATATCGACCAGAACTATAAAGATTTTATTGTTGAATAGGTTTTTTATTATGCTATTCTACAAGGGTTGTGTCGGGAGTAAAGGTTTGTCAATTTTACAAGAGTTGAAGTGCCATGGATATTGAGGGGGCAAGGGAGAGCAACTGGGAGTTTCGAGTTGAGCACAAGGATATTTTTGTGTATTCCGCCAAAATAAGGGACTCTCATATCCTTGGTTTCAAGGGGGTGGTGGAATTTCCTGTATCGCTGAGGAGGCTCATAAGCCTTTTTCATGATACCGGCAATTATATACGATGGGTTCATCAGCTTTCAAGTATAGAGGTGCTTGAAAAGGGAGAGAATCTCGAATATGTCATTTATCAGGCTATAAACACGCCATGGCCCTTTCCGAAGCGGGAAATGGTCGTGCGCACCGGACTTGATACCGAAGGGGATAATGGCATAGCGGTAACGATGAAGTCCGATCCTGATTATATACCTGTCAGATCCGGAAATTACAGAATCAGGGAAACCTATGGTCGTTGGGTTTTCGAGCCAAAGGAAGATGACGTCGTTCGGATAACGTTCATTATGTATGTTGATCCGGGTAATGATATACCCCCGCCAATGAGTAATACAGCAATGTTCGAGGTGCCGTTTTATACGTTGCAAGGTCTCAGAAATCTTGCTTGTGACAGGGCTTATAATCCTCCATATCCTGAAGAGGTTGATGAGTATATCTCCATAGGGGAAGGCTGAGTGAGGAAAAGTAGCACGTTGTAGTAGTCTGCAGGGGTTTCAGTTTGCGGTTAACTGCCCAGTCCAAGAGTGCAAAGGACGGACAGGCGTTTTTTTTATGCAATTCATGCCTTGAAATACTCGCGGCAGGCTTTGAGGAGTTTTTCCGGACTGACAGGAACCGCACCTACCTCCTGGCAAACTGTTCCAGCTGCAATGTTTGCAATCTCTGCGCTTGTCTCGATATCAAGTCCGGCAGCAAAGCTCAGGGAGAGGATGGCGATAACGGTATCACCGGCCCCCGATACATCAGCGACATCGAGTGACGAGGCAGGGATATGGGTAAAACGGTCGTTGCATATCGTTAAACCTTTTTCACTTCTGGTTACAACAAGATGCTGGCAACGCATTTTTGTCATCAGTTGTTTGCAGGCCTGCTCAATGTCATGGTCGGTATTCTGCAACGTGATACTAAGGGAAGATGCGACTTCCGATAGATTGGGTTTGAAAACAGTGCTGCCGCTATAGTTGAAAAAACCCTTTAGTTTGGGATCTACGAAGACCGGTACTGAACGTGAAGATGCTAACGTTATGATTTTGTTGATGAGTGAAGGGGTGAGCACTCCTTTGTTGTAATCCTGAAGTACTATGGCGTCGAGTGAATCAATGGATGCTTTGAAGTGCCGATCGATGAACTCTTCAGCGGCAGCAGTGGCCTCGTCACGGCTTTCGTAATCGACTCGGGCAATATGGTGGTTCTGGGAGAGAATCCTTGTCTTGCATGTTGTCGGCCTTTCGGGGTCATGAAAAAGATGTTCCGGGGATACCCCGTGGTTTTGCATTAACTTTTTCAAAGTTCTTGCATTGTCATCATTGCCGACTATGCCAAACAAAATGGTTTTTGCGCCCATTGCATGGATATTCACGGCAACGTTGGCAGCTCCTCCCAGTCTCAGCGTTTCGTGAGAAACATCAACGACGGGGACTGGATATTCGGGAGAAATTCTCGAGACATGACCGAAAATGTACCTATCGAGCATGATGTCTCCGACAACAGCTATCTTCTTTTTATTGAACGAATTAAATATTTTTTCGATATCCATGGGATGCAGGGCGGGATGTTTGCGGCAATAAAGGTTTATTACGACTCCTTATGGTGTAGTGTCGATGCAAAGCTTTCACTGTAGGGAAATATATAAAAGCAGTCGGGATATAAAAGTATGAGGGCTTCGGGGGATGGTTATAAACTTTGAATTTTTACTTTTTTTTACTATAATTAAAGCTATCCATTTTTGGGTTGCAAAAGAGAAAAAAGTCATCTGCAATGTTTGATAATTTAAGCGACAAGTTAGAGGCTACTTTTAAAAAGCTTGCCGGTCAGGCAACGATCAATGAAGTGAATATCGGCATAGCCATGCGCGATATCAAGCGGGCTTTGCTGAGCGCCGATGTAAATTACAAGGTTGCCAAAAAATTTGTTGAAGAGGTTCGGGAAAAGGCTCTGGGCCAGGATGTTGTAAAAAGCGTTTCTCCTGCTCAGATGATCGTGAAAATAGTCAGCGACGAGTTGACCGAGATCATGGGAGGGGAAAACAAGCCTCTCGACCTGAATACGAAAAAACTTCCGGCCATTGTCATGGTTGCAGGTTTGCAGGGTTCTGGTAAAACCACTTTTTGTGCCAAGCTGGCAAAGCGCCTGAAGAAAAACGGCAAACATCCATTGCTTGTAGCTGCTGATGTGTATCGTCCTGCTGCTGTCGATCAACTTAAAACACTCGGAGAGCAGATCGATGTTCCGGTTTTTGCTTTGAGTGAGCAGGATGCATTGAAGACAGCACATCAAGGCGTTGATTCGGCAAGAAAGAACGGTAATGATGTCGTGATTGTCGATACCGCCGGGCGTTTGCAGGTTGACGAAGACATGATGGTCGAGGCTGAAGCACTCAAGGATCAGTTGAAACCGGAAGAATTGTTGTTCGTTGTCGATGCGATGATCGGGCAGGAAGCGGTCAATACTGCCAAAGTTTTCAATGATCGGCTCGATTTCGATGGTGTTGTGCTGACAAAGCTTGATGGTGATGCCAGAGGGGGATCGGCGCTTTCAATCAAACAGGTCGTCGACAAGCCGATCAAATTCATGAGTGTCGGTGAAAAAGTTGATGATCTGGATGTGTTTTATCCTGACCGTATGGCCCAGCGTATTCTTGGTATGGGTGATATTGTCAGTTTTGTAGAAAAGGCGCAGGAGACGCTAGACCTTGAAAAAACGCGGAAAATGCAGTCGCGTCTCTTGAAAAATGAATTTGATCTCGATGACTTTTTTGATCAGCTTCAGCAGCTTAAAAAAATGGGATCCATACAGGGCCTTGTTGAAATGGTCCCGGGGCTCAATAAAATGATTCCGAAACAGGACCTTGACGGTTTGGACTTCAAACCTATTGAAGCTATTATCTCTTCCATGACGAAGCAGGAGAGGGCGACACCTGAAATTATCAACGGCAGCCGTCGTCAGAGGATCGCAAATGGCAGCGGCACACGTGTTCAGGATGTCAATATGCTGCTCAAGCAGTTCAAAGAGATGAAGAAGATGATGGGTTCCGTAACCAAGATGACAAATTCAGGCCGTAAGATATTGCCGCAGAACTTGCCACTCGAAAAGCTTTTAAAACGTTAACTTTTTGTTTCGTATACAATTATAACTTAAATCCATATTAGCATTGGTTAAAATCAGACTTAGAAGAGCAGGAAGAAAGAAGTTGCCTTATTATCAGATCGTTGCTGCTGATGCACGTGCCCCGAGAGACGGTAAATTTCTTGAAGTGATCGGTAACTACCAGCCGACAGCGAAGCCTCATGCAATTACAATAGATAAGGAGCGAGCAGCTTATTGGCTTGGTGTTGGTGCTCAGCCGACAACAACCGTCCGCAGTCTGATTCGTGCAACCGGTTTGCTCCATGAGTTGAATATGAAACGAAGAGGGCAGAGCGACGAAGAAATCGCTGCTGAAATGGAGAATTGGCAGGCTCGTGAAACTGAAAGGAAACAAAAAAGACTTGCTGTAAAGACCCGTCGCCGTCAAGCAAAGAAAACTGCGGAAGCAGAAGCGCAGGCACAGGCAACAGAAGGGGAATAATAAAAAACTCTTCTCAACGGCTTGAAGAACATTCTGAAAGCATCTTGAAAGATGAATATTGTTTTGGCAAAAATCATTTTTGAGGTGCTGACATAATGAAAGAACTTTACCTTGTCGGCAAGATTCTCAAGGCAAAAGGTTTGAAAGGTGAGATGAAGGTCTTGCCAATTACAGATTATCCTGAAAGTTTTCTTGACCGAAAGGTTTTTTATATAGGGAAAAATGAGAGCGATGCGGTTCGTCAGGTTGTTCGTCAGGGAACATTGCGAAAAGGTTTCGCCTATCTTTTGTTCTTTGGTATCGATACGAGGGAGAAAGCTGAAGCGGTAGCCGGGGAAAAAGTCTATGTGTCTGTTGATGACTTGATTCCTCTTCCTCACGACAGGGCGTACCTGCATGAACTGAAGGGGTTGAAGGTACTCAACGAGTCTTTTGAAGAGGTTGGGGTTGTTCTCGATGTGCTGAAAATGCCGGCTCATGAGGTATATGAGGTTCAATGTGGTGAACAGGTTGTTCTTGTTCCGGCTGTCGAAGAGTTTGTTGAAGAGATTGTCATTGAAAAAGGATACATGGTGTTGAAACGGCTTGAAGAGTTTCTGTAGAGTCTCGAGCAGTTCCCGTGCAATTTGTTGAAAGCCTGGAAGAGCCGGAGCGAGCAGAGGTTCAATTCAGGAAAAGTCTCTTTACATGGTGTCATTGCGGATAGATGTCATTTCCGTTATTCCCGGTTTTTTTGAGTCATCCCTTGAAAAAGGGTTGCTTGGTATAGCTCGAAAAAAGGAACATGTCCAGGTGTATGTTCATAATCTTCATGATTACGGGTTGGGAAAGTACAAGCAAGTCGATGATACTCCTTTTGGGGGTGGAGCTGGAATGGTAATCAGGCCCGAGCCGGTTTTTGCGTGTATTGAAGCGTTGATGACTGAACGATCGTATGATGCTGTTATTTTCATGACTCCGGATGGAGACCGTATTGATCAGTCAACAGCTAACCGGCTTTCAAGACTGAAAAATCTGATTATATTGTGCGGTCATTACAAAGCCGTCGATGAAAGGATCAGGAAAAAGCTCGTTACCATGGAGATCTCGGTCGGTGATGTTGTTCTTTCGGGTGGGGAGATTCCGGCATTATTGTTGATGGATGCCGTTGCAAGGCTTATTCCTGGAGTTTTAGGGGACAGTGAGTCGGCCTTGACCGATTCTTTTCAGACGGGTATGCTCGATTGCGAGTACTATACGAGGCCGGCAGAGTTCAGGGGGATGCGCGTTCCTGAAGTTCTCTTGTCCGGACATCACAAAAAAATTGAGGAATGGCGAAGTGAAAACGCTTTGAAACGAACGCAGGAAAGGCGACCGGATCTTCTCGACGGTGACAGTATTGAAGAGTTAAGGAAAAAATAACGTTAATATATTTATCATGGATCAGTTAATTCAGTTGGTTGAAACAGCACAGCAGAGAAACGACCTGCCGGAGATTCATCCGGGAGATACAGTGAGAATGCAGCTAAAGGTTATTGAGGGTGAAAAAGAGCGTTTGCAGGCTTTTGAAGGCGTTGTGATCAGTGAAAGAGGGGCTGGAGCATCCAAAACCGTCACTGTTCGTAAGATTTCCAGCGGTATAGGTGTTGAGCGCATTATTCCTTTGAATTCACCGAATATCGAGAGCATCAAGGTATTGAAAAACGGCAAAACGCGTCGCGCAAAACTGTTCTACCTCAGAAAACGTACCGGTAAGGCTGCTCTGAAAGTCAAAGAACGCAAAATGGTTACATCATAGATCGCTTTTCAGTTGGTAGACCCTTTCTTGTTGCCGGACATCGGTAATTTTATTAGTATGAAAAGGCCTGACGTTTGTCGGGCTTTTCATGTTTATCAAGGTTGGTGGGGCAGTGCTTTTTTTAATTTTGCCTTCTTTCTGCTCTATGCTTTCAGTCGGTGATTATACATTGCAGACACTCAATGTGCAGGAGTTCAGCCTTGACGGCGGTTCTGTTTTTGGCGTAGTCCCAAGAGTGCTTTGGGAGAAAGTCATTCCCCCTGACCATCTCAACCGGGTACGATTGTCGATGCGGATTTTGCTGATCAGAGGGAAGGGTAGGAACATCCTCGTCGATGCGGCGATGGGGACGGCCTGGAGTAGCAAGATGAGGTCCATTTACGATCTTTCCGAATGGCGTCTCGATGAAGAGCTGCAAAAGGCCGGTTTGAACCGAGAAAAGATCACAGACGTTATTTTCACACACTTGCATTTCGACCATGTAGGGGGGGCTTTCGAAGAGAAGGACGGAGAGCTTGCAGCGGTTTTCCCCAACGCCCGTTACTACGTTCAAAAGGAAAATTATGAAACAGCATTTCATCCGAACATGAAGGAGAAACCCAGCTACCCCTCTTCGTTTATAAGGGCATTGGGGCAGTCGGGATCAATGGAACTTGTTGATGGAATCGTTCAGTTGTCACCCGGAATAGAAATGGTGCCCATGGGCCATGGGCACACAGCAGGACATCAGCTGGTGAAAATCAGCGGAGAGGAAAAAACCGTTGTTCATGGTGGTGATTTGATTCCTTCGTCCGCACACCTGGGTGTGATACGGGGACTTGCTTATGATATTGCCCCTCTCGAGGTAATCCGTGAAAAAATTGCCTTGCTGGACAACCTGATTTCTGGCAACTGGATATTATACTTTGCTCATGATCCGTTTATTACAGCCGCTACACTTCGCGAAGGCGAGAAACATGTTGTTGTCGATAGAGAAGTAGCGGTGTAAAGGCATCAGCTTATTTGTTGAAAAAGGAGATGGTTCGTGGAGCTCGAGCAGGAAAAAATAGGCGGTTTGCAGGAAAAAGTTTTTTCTTTTTACAAAAGCAATAAAAGAACGTTCCCCTGGCGTGAGACAACTGACCGTTATGCTGTTCTTGTCAGTGAGGTTATGCTTCAGCAGACCCAAGCGGAGCGGGTTGTTGAGAAATATCTTACATGGCTTGAACGTTTTCCCGATATCCCTTCCTTGGCTGGAGCATCGCTGAAAGAGGTATTGTCTTACTGGAGTGGACTTGGCTACAATGCAAGGGGGCAGCGTCTGCATCGTTGTGCAAAGGTTATCGTCAGTCAATATGCCGGTGTTGTACCATCGGAACCCGAAAAGCTGATCGACCTTCCAGGAATAGGGATTTACACCTCTCGGTCCATTCCGATTTTTGCTGATAACCTCGATATTGCAACTGTCGATACCAACATACGAAGGATATTGATCCATGAGCTTGGATTGTCTGAATCTTCAGGGGCGGCTGAGTTTCTCTCGGTTGCTGAAGCAGTTTTGCCACAAGGGAGAAGCCGTGACTGGCATAATGCACTTATGGACTACGGGGCGCTCTATCTGACAGGGAAAAAAACAGGGATACGGCCGTTAACCAGGCAATCGAAATTCAAGGGATCGACACGCTGGTACAGGGGAAGAATTGTCAAGGACCTTGTCGGGGTTAAAGCAATGCAGCTGGAGGAGTTGATCGAACGGTACGGTAAAAAGGTTGTCGGTGTTCTCGAACAGCTCGAAGCGGAAGGTCTTGTCGAGCGTTCTTTAGTCGGGGAGTCAGGTGCTTGTTACAGAATTCCGGAATGATGTGAGTCAGCTTTCAAAAGCTTTTGAGCGATTGGGCCATGGTGAGCAGCTTCATCGTTTATCTTGATTTCAGTCCGAATTTGAGGTTTTTCCTCAAAGAAGGAAAAAACGGGAAAACAATACGCAAACGCTTGCGTCATGCCACGACCGTGAAAGATGTCGTCGAATCATGCGGCGTTCCTCATACGGAGATTGGTCTGATACTGGTGAACGGCAGAGCGGTTGATTTCAATTATCATATGTTTCCGGAAGACAGGGTGACTGTTGGCGATGTCGATCCGGAAGCGGCTGAAGGTTTCGGATTGCAGCCGATGCCTGGCAAACGTGCGGCGTTTATCGCTGATGAGCATCTTTCCAAACTGGTACGGAGACTCAGGGTGCTCGGCATTGATACGCTTCTTTTTTCAGGGGGCCAGGATCAGGAGCTGCTTTTTGCGATGCAGCGTTTCGACCGTATTTTGCTGACAAGGGACAGGCGTCTGCTCATGCATCGTATTGTTCGTTCGGGTTACTGTATTCGTTCTGACAATGCTGTTCAACAGGTGTATGAAGTTATCGGGCGGTTTGCCTTGGCGGGGAGCATTAATCCATTTTCCAGATGTCCTTCTTGCAACGGCTTGCTTGAAAAAGTGGACAAACAGCTGCTTATGAATCAGCTCGAGCCAAAAACACAACGTTATTACTGTGATTTTCTTCGCTGTGTTTCATGCAGGAAAATATACTGGCATGGTTCTCATGCCGAAAAACTGGGAGCCTTTGTTGCTGATGTTGTAAAAAGGTTTGGCTAATCGGAGTTATAGAGGGTATTCATCGTACTGTACAGAGAATCGATCTCTTTCTGGAAGGTCTTGTTTATTGATTTCCGTTTCAGTTTCAGTGTTGGAGTCATATAGCCATTTTCAATGGTGAAAGGATCCTGCATTAACAGGAATTTTCTTACCTTTTCGTGGGCTGCAAGCTGTCTTGAGATGTTTCGGAGAAGAGATTCGTAAATTTGACGGACCTGTTTGAGCTCGACAAGATCATTCTTTGTTGTCCAGTTCAATTGTCTTTCTTCAGCAAACGATTCCAGTTCGGAAAAATTGGGAACGATCAGGGCGATAAGGAACGGTTTTTTTTCTCCGGCCACCATGACTTGGTCAACATAGTTGTTTTCGGCAATCAACTGCTCGATAGGGAGTGGTGCAATGTTCTTGCCCCCGGAGGTTACGATGATATGTTTCTTGCGGTCGGTTATTTTCAAGTATCCGTCTTCATCGAGTTCACCTATATCACCAGTGTGGAACCAGCCGTCATAAATGACTTCTTTGGTTGCTTCCTCGTCGTTCCAATAACCTTTCATAATGTTCGGTCCCTTGAAGAGTATTTCTCCGTCGGTGCCGATTGCAATGTCTACATTGTCGACTGCCGGTCCCACCGTGCCGAATTTTACCTTTTCAGGACGGTTTACATTGGTTACGGGTGAAGTTTCTGTCAATCCGTACCCTTCAAGAATGACAATGCCGAGAGCCTGAAAGAATTCACCGACTTTTATTGGTAGAGCGGCTCCGCCTGAAACAAAGTAACGCAGATGCCCTCCAAATTTTTCCTTGATCTTGGTGTAAACAAGTTTGTTTGCAAGGCTGTGTTGCACGGAAAGCAGTGTCCCGGGTTTGCTGGTTCGGTCCTGCTTGTGGTATGTTATTCCGGTATCGAAGGCCCATTTGAATATTTTTTGTTTGACAGGGCTTTGATTTTCTATTTGTTTCAAAATATTGGCCTTGATCCGGTCGAAGAGCCGTGGGACCGTAAAAATAATCGTGGGTTTTGCTTCTGCAATGTTCAACGAGACGGTTTCAATACTTTCGGCGAGATAAATTTGGGCACCGCATGCAAAAAGCAGATAGTAGCCACCGGTTCTTTCATAAGAATGGGAGAGTGGAAGAAAAGAAAGACTCCGATCAGACTCGTCGAGTCGAATAATGGAAGAACAGGACTTGACATTTTCACAGATATT from Prosthecochloris marina includes these protein-coding regions:
- a CDS encoding Mut7-C RNAse domain-containing protein — its product is MVSSFIVYLDFSPNLRFFLKEGKNGKTIRKRLRHATTVKDVVESCGVPHTEIGLILVNGRAVDFNYHMFPEDRVTVGDVDPEAAEGFGLQPMPGKRAAFIADEHLSKLVRRLRVLGIDTLLFSGGQDQELLFAMQRFDRILLTRDRRLLMHRIVRSGYCIRSDNAVQQVYEVIGRFALAGSINPFSRCPSCNGLLEKVDKQLLMNQLEPKTQRYYCDFLRCVSCRKIYWHGSHAEKLGAFVADVVKRFG
- a CDS encoding Fe-S cluster assembly protein HesB, whose protein sequence is MELEQEKIGGLQEKVFSFYKSNKRTFPWRETTDRYAVLVSEVMLQQTQAERVVEKYLTWLERFPDIPSLAGASLKEVLSYWSGLGYNARGQRLHRCAKVIVSQYAGVVPSEPEKLIDLPGIGIYTSRSIPIFADNLDIATVDTNIRRILIHELGLSESSGAAEFLSVAEAVLPQGRSRDWHNALMDYGALYLTGKKTGIRPLTRQSKFKGSTRWYRGRIVKDLVGVKAMQLEELIERYGKKVVGVLEQLEAEGLVERSLVGESGACYRIPE
- a CDS encoding AMP-dependent synthetase/ligase; amino-acid sequence: MGLIYPDFQTLPELFTQVFRHYKGQKKKFPIARKVNDTYEPISYDSFSEDVSALAAFLKHKGIEAKDRVAILSENRPGWYLADMAILGIGAADVPLYPSLPPNQIEYILKDSGSKAIIVSNMLQLGKVLSIWQNLPDLEFIIVMNRLDEKVDSVTELSEAKKTGHAILDSTPDYVSYTMLKPDDIATIIYTSGTTGLPKGVMLTHGNICENVKSCSSIIRLDESDRSLSFLPLSHSYERTGGYYLLFACGAQIYLAESIETVSLNIAEAKPTIIFTVPRLFDRIKANILKQIENQSPVKQKIFKWAFDTGITYHKQDRTSKPGTLLSVQHSLANKLVYTKIKEKFGGHLRYFVSGGAALPIKVGEFFQALGIVILEGYGLTETSPVTNVNRPEKVKFGTVGPAVDNVDIAIGTDGEILFKGPNIMKGYWNDEEATKEVIYDGWFHTGDIGELDEDGYLKITDRKKHIIVTSGGKNIAPLPIEQLIAENNYVDQVMVAGEKKPFLIALIVPNFSELESFAEERQLNWTTKNDLVELKQVRQIYESLLRNISRQLAAHEKVRKFLLMQDPFTIENGYMTPTLKLKRKSINKTFQKEIDSLYSTMNTLYNSD
- a CDS encoding MBL fold metallo-hydrolase, with protein sequence MFIKVGGAVLFLILPSFCSMLSVGDYTLQTLNVQEFSLDGGSVFGVVPRVLWEKVIPPDHLNRVRLSMRILLIRGKGRNILVDAAMGTAWSSKMRSIYDLSEWRLDEELQKAGLNREKITDVIFTHLHFDHVGGAFEEKDGELAAVFPNARYYVQKENYETAFHPNMKEKPSYPSSFIRALGQSGSMELVDGIVQLSPGIEMVPMGHGHTAGHQLVKISGEEKTVVHGGDLIPSSAHLGVIRGLAYDIAPLEVIREKIALLDNLISGNWILYFAHDPFITAATLREGEKHVVVDREVAV